DNA sequence from the Pseudomonas tritici genome:
CCGGCAGAATGCCTTCATCGCGCAGGCCTTGTTCCACGCATTCGCGCATCACCGACCAGATATGCAACAGGCCGCTGCGAATTTCGTCGTCGCTGCGCCACGCACGTTCGTTGGCCATCATCAGCTCCGATACCCGCAGGCCGTGCTTGTTGCAGAGGGCCAGCAGTTCAGCGGCGCTGGAAAAGTCGTAGGGCAATTCCACATCGCTGGTCGGCGCGATGCCCGAGGCTGCTTCGGCTGCCTCTATGATGAAACCACCACCCACCGAGTAATAGGTTTGCTCGTTCAGCAGGCCGTTTTCGCCGTAGGCGTGCAGGGACATGGCGTTGGGGTGGTAGGGCAAGCTTTCGTCCAGCAGTAGGAGATCTGTATGCCAGTTGAAGGCAATTTCCTGCTGGCCTGCGAGTAGCAGTCGTCCGGACTCGCGCAATTGCTGGATGCGTGCATTGATTGAGGTCGGATCGACCTGATCTGGCCATTCGCCCATCAGGCCCATCACGCAGGCACGGTCGGTGGCGTGACCGACGCCTGTAGCGGACAGCGAGCCATACAGGCGCACTTCAACGCGGCGGGTATCGCGCAGCAATTGGGTGTCGATCAGCGCTTGGGCAAACGTTGCCGCCGCCCGCATGGGGCCGACGGTATGAGAGCTGGAAGGGCCAATGCCTACCTTGAATAGATCGAAAACACTGATAGCCATGCTAAAGCCTTACAAGCAATGGAGTGGAAATCGCTGCCATCTTTTGTAGGACGAGCGGAATTAGCGCGATACTGAGGCTATGGATCGGCACTGACCAACGAATTATCCTAAGACACCCTTTAGCTGGACTAAACGCTATGACCCGACCCCTCCATGGTCAGACTTATGTGTGGCTGCACGTTTTTTCCTGTGCGGCGCGGCATTTGTCGTTCACCCGCTGCGCCGAAGAACTGCACATCACGCCGGGGGCGGTGAGCCAGCAAATCCGTCAGTTGGAGGAGCGATTAGGTTTCCGCTTGTTTCATCGACGCGCACGTGGCGTAGAGCTGAGTGCCGAGGGGCAGCGGTTGGCAGCAACGGTGGGTGAAGCCTACGGCAGCATCGATGCTGAATTGCAGCGCTTGGACGCGGGGATGATCAGCGGCACCCTGCGCCTGCGCTCGATCCCGTCGTTTCTCGGCAAGTGGCTGACCCCACGTTTACCGCGCTTGCAGCAGCGTTTTCCGGATATCCAACTGCGCATGGTTGCCGAAGACAGCAGCATTGCCCTGCATGAGGGCGACTTCGACCTGGCCATCGACTTGAATGACGGCAGCTACCCCGGCCTGTTATCTACAGCCCTGCTGGACGAACAGATCTTCCCGGTCTGCGCACCCAGCCTGTTGCGTGGTCGTCCACCGTTGCATGGCCCGGCTGATTTGGTGCATTTCCCGCTGCTGCACGACATCACTGCGTGGCGTGGGAGTTATGAGTACGCGGAGTGGGAGTTCTACCTGAATGCCATCGGCTATCACGTTGCCGATGTGCGTCGTGGCCACACCTTCAACCGCAACCACCTGACCATCGAAGCCGCCATCGCCGGCATGGGCGTGGCCATTGCGCGGCGCACTTTGCTTAACGATGAGCTGGAGCGCGGTACTTTGATCGTGCCGTTCGGCTTGGCCGTGCCTAACCACAAACGCTACGTATTGTTGTATGCGCCAGGCGCGCTGAACCATCCGGGCGTGCGGGCGGTCCATGATTGGCTGGTGGAAGAAGCGATGATTTTTCGCGGATTGCACCCCCTGGGAGAGGGGCAGTTGTAGGAAATTGGGCGAGTGAGAAGATGTACCCAACTCCCGACGATAACAGCGTGTTTGATCGTTGTCAGACTTAATTTGTAATGTGTGATTTATCTTTGCAAAGGGGTTGAATTGTTTCGCGGTCTGCCCAATTGTGTAATCAAGAGGTCATGGTTTTACCTGCCTGGTAAAGCAGTCGTGATCTCTCGCGAGCTAGCTGAAATAAGGGAAAAACTATGCAAATCCAAGTCAATAGCGATAACCATATTGAAAGCAGCATCCGACTGGAGGAGTGGGTACGTACTACCATTGAAAGCACGCTCGAACGTTATGAAGAAGACCTGACCCGCGTTGAGGTCTACCTGAAAGATGAGAACGGCGATAAGCCCGGTCCCCACGATTTAAGTTGCCGCCTGGAAGCACGGCCAAAAGGCCACCAGCCAGTGTCGGTCCTGCACAAGGCCGATACCCTGGAACAGGCGATCGACGGTGCAGCCACCAAGCTGGACCATGCGTTGGAACATTTGTTTGGCAAGCTGCAAGGCAAGCCACGCGCTGCCGGTAAAAACCTGCCGGCCAATAAAGTGAACGATGACGCGCTTGAAGAGGAATTCCTGGAAAACGAAAATGCTGCACTTAACAGCTGACAGTTTTTTCACACCCCACTAAAAACGGGCCTGCATTTGCAGGCCCGTTTTCGTTTCAGGCTTAAAACGCGATGGAGGTTTGCACGTAGACCGTGCGCGGCTCGCCTATGTATTTGCCCTTGTTGTTATCGTCGAACGAGCGGGTGAAGTACTGCGTGTTGAAGATGTTTTTCACCCCGACTGCCACGTTCAAGTCCGACAGCTGCGGGCCGAAGTCATATGCCGCGCGGCTGCTGAATAACATGTAGCCCGGGATGCGTCCGTTTGCGCCGTCAGCACTTTCCTTTTGGGTATTGGCGTTGTCGGCGAACTGGCTGCTCTGGTAGCTGCTGTCCAGGTTGAGCTTCCAGCGACCTTCGGTGTAACCCACGCCCAGAGTGCCCTTGTGCTTGGACGAGAAAGGCACGCGGTTACCTTTGTTCGGGCCGTCTTCGCGAATGGTGGCGTCGACGTAGGCGTAGGTGGCATAGACATCAAAGCCGGCCAGTGCCGGGCTCAAACCGTCGAGCGCATAGTTGACGCTGGTCTCGATACCCTGATGGCGCGTTTCGCCACGGGCAATCACCGAGTCGTTGGTCTGGTTGCTTTCGTACTGGTTGTCGAAGTTGATCAGAAACGCACCGATTTCCGCACGTAAGGTGCCGTCGTCGTAGCGGGTGCCCAGTTCCCAGGTGCGGGCTTTTTCCGGTTTCACTTCGCCGCTGGTCACGCGGTTGGGCATCTGGCTGTACTGCACGCTGCCGAACGAGCCTTCGGTGTTGGCGTAAAGGTTCCAGCTGTCGGTAAGGTGGTAGAGCACGTTCAGCGCCGGCAGCGCGGTGTTGTAGTCGCCCTTGTATTTGACGTTGGTGAGGTTGTTGGTCTGCTGGGACTCGATCATCTCGTAGCGAATGCCAGGGGTGATGGTCCACTTGCCGATATCAATCCGGTCATCGACGAAGAAGGCGTTGGCTTCGGTGCCGCCACGGGTGTCGCGGTCGTTGCGGCTGTCGGTGCTGGGGATTTGCTGGTTGGCGGCGATCGGCGTGCGGTAACGCAGTTCGTGGCCGGCTTCGTTGATGTAGCGGTAACCGACGCCGACTTCATGGCTGGTCGGACCCAGGTCAAAACCTTGGGCGAAGCGGGTCTCGATGCCACGTACCCAATATTCACGCGGGGACAGCGAAAGGAACGTGCCCTGGTCCAGGTAGCCGCTGCGCAGGGTCTTGGTGAAGAAGCTGTTCACGGTAAATTCGCGACGGTCCTGCTCATAGCGATAGCCGATGTTGAACATCGTCCGGCGGCCCCAGAATTTGTCGTAGGGGCGGGTGGACTGGTACGGGTCGGCCTTGTAGTTCGCGACGTTCAAGCCCCCAGGCATGTCGGCCTGGCCTTCGTAGTACTGCGCCATGGCGTTGAAACTGTTGGCGTCGTCGAGTTGGTATTTGCCCTTGAGAATCAGGTCGTCGATTTGCGTGTCGCTGTGTTCGCGCCAGTCGCCGCCACGGGTACCGGAGTACAAAATCGCCCCGCCCAGGCCATTGTCGGCGGTGCCGCCGGCGAGCAGGTTGCCGGTGGTCTTGAATCCGTCATGGCTGGAGGACGGGCTGGTTTCGGTCTGCAAGCCGCCTTTGACAGTGGGCGCGTCCGGAATTGCGCGGGTCACGAAGTTGACCACACCGCCGACGTTTTGCGGGCCGTAGCGCACGGCGCCGCCGCCGCGGACGACGTCCACCGCGTCCATGTTGCCCATGCTGATCGGTGCAAACGAAAGCTGTGGCTGGCCGTAAGGCGCGAAAGGCACCGGGATGCCGTCCATCAGCACCGTGGAGCGTGATGCCAGGCGCGGGTTGAGGCCGCGAATACCGAAGTTCAGCGCCATGTCATGGCTGCCGGTGCCGTTATTTTCCGGCGCGTTGACGCCAGGGATGCGGTTGAGCACGTCTTTGGCCTGGGTCGCGCCCTGGCGTTCGAATTCTTCACGGCGGATCACATCACGGGCGCCGGGGTGTTCGAAGACGTTGGTTTGCGCGGCGTCGCCGAGCCAGTCGCCGACCACGCTGGAGGTGCCCAACTCAATGCTGGCTGGGGCAGTGGCCGGTTGCAGGCTGTAGGCATTGTCGCCTTCGGCGCGGGCTTGCAGGCCGGTGCCTTCCAGCAGTTTTTGCAGGCCTTCAGCCGCGCTGTAGTTGCCCGTCAAGCCACGGCTCTGCCTGCCCGCCGTCACTTCGGAACCAAAGGAGATCAATACGCCGGCTTCGCGGCCAAATTGATTCAGTGCGGCTTCCAACGAAGTCGGCGCGATGTGAAAAGGCTTGGCGTCGGCGGCCATCACCTGAGGCAGTACGGTAAGACTCAGGCTGGCGCCGAGTAGGAGTTGGCGCAGTGAGCGGGCGAGAAGCGTCGGTTGCTGGGGCATGACGGGCGGTCCTGAGAAGGAAGGATCTAGGTGGCTTTCCTTCTCTGTCACGCGAGGTGTGGAAAACGGCTCATCGTTTTTAAGAAAAAGTTCAGGCGCGGGCCTGGACGGTCACCCAGTAGCGGGTAAACCGCCGGATTTTGACCGGCAGGCTCACTTCCAGCAGGTCGAGAATGCGTTCGCTGTTGTCCAGTGGATAGCTGCCGGAGATCAGCAGATTGGCCACCTGTGGGTCGCAATTAACCTGGCCACGCCGATAACGGCCGAGTTCGCCGAGGAAGTCTTCCAGGCGCATGTGAGCCGCGACCAGCATGCCGTCGGCCCAGGCGCCGCTGTTGGCGTCGGTAGGGCGCGGGGTGTCCCAGCCTTTGCGCGTGAAATTGACCTGATGCGAAGCCTGGACTGTCAGCGGCAGGCCGCTATAGGTATTGGGCATGACGTCGACGCGCCCCTCAAACACCGACAGTTGAGTGTGATCGTTGAACTGGCGCACGTTCAAACGCGCCGCCTGGCTGCTGAGCAGGCCCTGGCCGGTCAGCACCTGCAGCGGCGTATTGCCTGCGGCGCTGGTCAACAGGATCTCGCCTTCGAGCAAGCGGATCAGGCGTTGCTGGCCGTCGAAATGCACATCCACCGCACTGCCGGTATTGAGCTGCAATTGGCTGCCATCCGCCAGTTGTACCTTACGGCGCTGGCCGACGGGGCTACGGTAGTCGGCGCTCAGCGGCGGCACTATATGTTGCTGGCGCAGGCTCCAGGCGGCGGCTGAACCTGCGCCGAGTATCAGCAGCAGCTTCAGGGCCTGGCGTCGGCTGGTGGAGGTGGGGGCGTTCAGTGCCGCGTGGGCCAGCGGCGACGGCATGCCGCGCAGGCGCTGGTTGACGCGCTGCATGTGGTCCCACGCGCGCTGGTGTTCGCTGTGGGCGTTCAACCATTGTTGCCAGGCGGCTTGCTGGCGCGGATTGAGGGCGCCTTGCTGCATTTCCATCAACCAATGCACGGCTTGTTCGGCGACTTGCGTGGAAAAATTCATAGCGCGAAGTAGCAGCGCATCGCCGCTTTGCTCAAGTGGCGCTTAACAGTGGCGATGGAAATGCCCAACTCAGCGCCGATTTGCGCGTAAGTCAGGCCATCGAGTTGGGCCAGCAGGAAGGCACGCTTGACCTGCGTGGGCAGGCCGTCGAGCAGTTGGTCCAGCTCGATTAGGGTTTGCAGGATGATTGCGCGTTCTTCTTCCGACGGTGCCACGTGTTCGGGCATTTGCGCCAAGGCATCGAGATAGGCGCGTTCCAGGTCCTGGCGACGGTAGAAGTTGAACAGCACGCGCTTGGCGACAGTGGTGAGGAACGCGCGGGGTTCGATCAGCGTTGGTGTTTCCCGCCCGGTGAGCACGCGGATGAACGTGTCCTGAGCCAGGTCGGCGGCACTTTCCGGGCAGCCGAGTTTGCGTCGCAACCAGCCGGTGAGCCAGTGGTGATGGTCGTTGTACAAAACTTCGACGGTATTGGACGGGCTCAACGGGAACGCTCCGCAAGCATCGGCATGCTTTAGAGAACAAGAATTGTTCGCATTGTAGGGCGCATGAAGGGCTTCGGCAATCCATCTGCACAGGTGATTCATCCGTTCTCTTTTGCTTATGAGAATATTTATCATTAATATCGCGTGCTGATGAACCTGGCGCCTTCCGCATGAAAAGCAAAACCTCGCTGCCTGTCTCCTACCGTCTCGCCGTGACCTCGCGCGTACTGGCTGCTGTGGTGGGCGGTTACCTGATGGCTTCACTGGCCAGCATCTGCCTCGCGCTGTGGATGCCCACGTCACGTGCCGACGCTGTGATCACCGGGATGATGAGTTCATTCGTGTTCTATTTGCTGGCCGTGCTCTGGTGTTTCGCCTGCCGCAGCGCCGCACGCGCCTGGTTCGGCGTGATGCTGCCGAGCGCAGCATTTGCCACGCTGGCGGGCGTGGGCTTTTGGATGGCGCGCACATGAAAGAGGGCTTTCGCCAGGCCATGGCCTGGTTGCACACGTGGGCTGGATTGATCTTCGGCTGGCTGTTGTTTGCGATTTTTCTGACAGGCACGTTGGCGTATTTCAAAGACGAAATCAGCCACTGGATGCAGCCCGAAGTGCAGGCTCGTCCTCTGGACGATGCGCGTAGCCTGAACGTCGCTCAAACCTATCTGCAGCACGTCGCGCCGACCGCTGCCCGCTGGTTTATCACCCTGCCGGACAGCCGCGACCCCGGTCTGTCGGTAATGTGGCAGGACAAAGTCGACCCCGGCAAGCGTGGCAACTTCATCCAGAAAACCCTCGACCCGGTCACCGGCCAGGCGGTGCAGGCCCGTGAAAGCATGGGTGGCGAGTTCTTCTATCGCTTTCACTTCCAACTGCAAATGCCGCATCCCTGGGGCCGCTGGCTGTCGACCATTGCCGCGATGGTGATGTTTGTTGCACTGATCACCGGGATCATCACCCACAAGAAAATCTTCAAGGACTTCTTCACTTTCCGCCCCCGCAAAGGCCAGCGTTCCTGGCTCGACGGGCACAACGCGGTGGGTGTATTGGTGCTGCCATTTCACCTGATGATCACCTACAGCAGCCTGGTGATTTTCATGAGCCTGGTAATGCCGGCACCGATCCTGGCCTCGTACGGCAACGACACCCGCGCCTTCTTCAGTGAGGTGTTCCCGGCAACAAACAATGCACCGGCGCTTGGGCAACCCGGGCAGTTGAAGCCGCTGGTGCCGATGTACGAACAGGCGCGTGAGCATTGGGCGGGTGGACATGTCGGGCGTGTGGCGGTGAATAACCCCAGTGATGTGAACGCTTCGGTCAATGTGTTTCGCGCCGGCTCTGACAGCGTGGTGCATGATTTCGGCAGCACGGTGCCCTTTAACGGCACCACGGGCGAGCTATTGCGGGTCAGTGGTGAACAGTCACTGCCGGCCGTGATCGGCGGCAGTTTTTATGGCCTGCACATGGGCCATTTCGCCGGCCCGGTGCTGCGCTGGTTGTACTTTATCTGTGGTCTGGCGGGCACGGTGATGATTGGCACCGGGCTGGTGATCTGGCTTGGCAAACGCCAGCTCAAGCACGCAAAAAGCGCGGTGATGCCGTTTGAATTGCGCCTGGTGGAAGTGCTGAACATCGCCAGCATGTCCGGGCTGATGATCGCCATCGCGGCGTTTTTCTGGGCCAACCGTTTGTTGCCGGTGAGCTTCGCCGAGCGTTCCGACTGGGAAGTGCAAACCTTCTTTATCGCCTGGGGCCTGAGCCTGTTGCACGCCATGCTGCGCCGCGGTCGCCAGGGGTGGATCGAACAATTGAGCCTTGGCGCGCTGCTGTTTATCGCCATTCCACTGCTCAATGCGCTCACGACCTCCCATCACCTGGGCGTTTCCCTGGCAACGGGCGACTGGGCCATGGCCGGCTTCGACTTGACTTGCCTGGCCAGCGGTGTGTTCCTCGCCTGGGCCGCCTGGAAAATGCAGCAGCGTACGGTGCCTGCCTCCAAGCCTGAACGCGCACGCCGGTTGACGCTCAAGCAGGAGGCGAACTGAATGCTGCTCGCACTGGTGATGTGCTACGCGGGGTTCACCGCATTGTGCTTGTCTACCGATCGACATCACGGCGAACTGCTGCACAGCAAGCCATCGCCACGTCGTCGGCTGGGCCTGCGTGTGGCCGGTTGGGTGCTGCTGACGGTGTCGATCTGGCCCGCCGTGAATATCGCGGGTTGGGGCCAGGGCCTGGTGGAGTGGTGCGCGGTATTGATGCTCAGTGCGCTGTTGCTGGTGCTGTTGTTGCCGTATCGGCCAAGGCTGGCCTTGATCCTGGCGGGCGTCGGCCTGCTCGCCAGCCCTGTTGCGGCCTTTGCCACTCTTTGAGTTCAGCCTGATGATCAGCACGCCACCCGAATCCCAGGACAGCCCGCACGCTGACGCGGCAGGTGGACGTGCGCATTTCCTGCAGGTGTTTTTGTCCCAGCGTTCGCAGATGGAGGCCTTGGTGAGCCGTCGCGTGGGATGTCGCGCCACGGCGGCCGACCTGGTGCAGGACCTGTTCCTGCGCTTCTGGCGTCGGCCATTGGTGCAGGTCGAAGAACTCAGCACCTACCTGTTGCGCTGCGCCGGCAATATTGCCATCGACCACCTGCGCAGCGAAGGCGCGCGGGTGCGCAGCAGCGAAGGCTGGCTGCCCGAGCAGCAGGACAATCAGGGTTGCGAACCGCAGGCAGCGCTGGAAGCCGGCAACGATTTGCGCCACGTCGAAGCCGCCTTGCGCAGCTTGCCCGAACGCACGCGGCAGATTTTCCTGCTTAACCGCATTCACGGCCGCAAATACGCGGAGATCGCCAAGGCCATGGGCCTGTCCCAAAGTGCCGTGGAAAAACATATGATGCGTGCCCTCGAAGCCTGCAAAGCCAGCCTTCGCGAACCATCGCCCCCACGCACGCCAGGGAAAGCTCCGTGAACGTCACCCCCACGCCCGCGCAGGAGCAGGCCGCACTGGCTTGGCTGAGCCTGTTGCATGACCAACCCAGCAGCGGCGACCAGGCCACGTTCAGCCACTGGCTGCGCGCCGATCCCGCGCACGTCGAGGCCTACGCACAGGCTCAGGTGCTGTGGGAGTTGAGCGAAGTGCCGGCACGCAAATTGGCGGATGAAGAGGCCATGGCCTTGCAGGGCTATCTCAATGCGATGAACACCTCGAAGCGCTCACGGGTTGTGCGCTGGTCTGGCGCGTTGGCGATGGCCGCCTGTCTGGTGTTGATGGTGTCGATGGGCGCCGGTTGGCAGCCGTCGCGCTGGGTCGATGACTTCGGCGCCGACTACGTGACAGCGCCGGGGGAGGTCAGAACCGTCACGCTGGCCGACAAGTCCCAAGTCACCCTCGATGCCGACAGTGCCATTGCGGTGGATTTCAGCCAGGGTGAGCGGCATATCCAGTTGCGTCGCGGCGCCGGTTTTTTCAGCGTAACTCACACCGGGCAATCCTTTGTGGTGGAGGCGGGCAGCGGCGAAGCGCGGGTGTTGGGTACGCAGTTTGAAGTGCGCCTGCAACCGGAGGGTGCTCAGGTAACCGTGTTGTCCGGGCGCGTTGGCGTCATACCGTCCAAGCAGGGCCAGCAGCAAATTCTTACGGCAGGCCAGCAAGTGACCTACGTCGACGGTGTCGCCGACCCTCTGCATGCGGTCGACAGCGAATCACGCCTGGCTTGGCGTGACGGCTGGCTCAACTACTACAAGGCGCCGCTGGCCGATGTGATCAATGACTTGGGGCGCTACTATCCGGGCCGCATTCTGTTGCTCAACGAAGAGATGGGCGCCAAGCGGGTCAGCGGCAGCTTCCCGAGCAAAGACCCGCAGGCGGTGTTGAATGCGTTGCAGGCTGTGCTTGGCTTTGAGCAGCACACGGTATTGGGCCGGATGATCGTGGTGCGCTGATTACTTCAGCGCAGCCATGATCTTCTCGGGGCTGTAATCGCGGATCAGTGTGCCGTTTACATCCACGAACGGAATCCCACCGCCACCCAACGCCTCATACGCCTTGCGCGCCTGGGCGTCTTTTTCGATATCAAACGCCTGGTACGGAATGCCCTTCTGGTCCAGGAACCGGCGGATCTGCTTGCAGTAACCACACCACTCGGTGGAATAGAGCACCACACGCGCCGAGGCGCGGGTCTGCTCTGGTACCACCTGCGATGGGTTGAACACCCGCTCGATCTTGCCCCAGTTCTGAATCACCACCACGACCAGCAACACCAGCAGGACTTTCTTGAAAACCCCGCCGAGCATCAGTTGCGGCGCTTGAGCTGGTCGGTCAGTTGGGTCGGCAAGCCCTTGATGATCAAGGTACCGGCGGCTTCGTCGTATTCAATCTTGTCGCCCAGCAAGTGCGCTTCAAAGCTGATCGACAAGCCTTCGGCACGGCCGGTGAAGCGACGGAACTGGTTGAGCGTGCGTTTGTCAGCCGGTATCTCTGGCGACAGGCCGTAGTCCTTGTTGCGGATATGGTCGTAGAACGCTTTTGGCCGATCTTCATCGATCAGCCCCGAGAGTTCTTCCAGGCCCATCGGCTCGCCGAGCTTGGCCTGGCTGCTGGCGTAATCCACCAGGGTCTTGGTTTTTTCGCGAGCGGATTCGTCCGGCAGGTCCTCGCTTTCGACGAAGTCGCTGAAGGCCTTGAGCAGCGTGCGGGTCTCGCCCGGGCCGTCGACGCCTTCCTGGCAGCCGATAAAGTCGCGGAAGTACTCCGAGACTTTCTTGCCGTTCTTGCCTTTGATAAAGGAGATGTATTGCTTGGACTGCTTGTTGTTCTGCCACTCGGAGACGTTGATGCGTGCCGCCAGGTGCAGTTGGCCGAGGTCCAGGTGACGAGAAGGGGTCACGTCCAGCTCATCATTCACCGCCACGCCTTCGCTGTGGTGCAGCAGGGCGATGGCCAGGTAGTCGGTCATGCCTTGTTGGTAGTGGGCAAACAGCACGTGACCGCCGACGGAGAGGTTGGACTCTTCCATCAGCTTCTGCAGGTGCTCGACGGCAGTGCGGCTGAACGTGGTGAAATCCTGGCCACCGTCGAAATATTCCTTCAACCAGCCGCTGAACGGGTGCGCGCCGGACTCGGCATGGAAGAAGCCCCAGGCCTTGCCTTGTTTGGCGTTATAGCTCTCGTTAAGGTCGGCAAGCATGTTCTCGATGGCAGCGGATTCGGACAACTCCGAGTCACGCGCGTGAAGAACTGCAGGTGTGCCGTCGGGTTTTTTGTCGATCAGGTGGACGATGCAATGACGGATCGGCATAGGCTTCTCGGCTGGTTGAAGGGGAGCGGTGCGCCCTCCCCAAAAAGTTGCCCAGTGTACCGCACCCATTGGGCAAGACGCGCTTCGAAGGCGGTTTTGGGCACCCTCCGACGGTCCATATGCCTTTTTTTCACGGTTTAGAGCGATAAAGCTGACCAAATGGGTAGGTAGAGGCGGATATTTCCCCGTCTCTGTGCTAGTTTTGCCCCGTCTTACGCCAAGTCTCGGCGATAAGCGTGCATTCAGCATCTGTCAGGTCGAACCAATCCCCGTTTCAAGCATCTATAACCCCGATCTCCGTGGTTATAGCCGGGGGTGCCAGGCCATGACGGTCGGGCTCGACGGCTGACACTGCACTCTGCAATCCATATGAATTTGATAGGGAAGGAACA
Encoded proteins:
- a CDS encoding FecR family protein gives rise to the protein MNVTPTPAQEQAALAWLSLLHDQPSSGDQATFSHWLRADPAHVEAYAQAQVLWELSEVPARKLADEEAMALQGYLNAMNTSKRSRVVRWSGALAMAACLVLMVSMGAGWQPSRWVDDFGADYVTAPGEVRTVTLADKSQVTLDADSAIAVDFSQGERHIQLRRGAGFFSVTHTGQSFVVEAGSGEARVLGTQFEVRLQPEGAQVTVLSGRVGVIPSKQGQQQILTAGQQVTYVDGVADPLHAVDSESRLAWRDGWLNYYKAPLADVINDLGRYYPGRILLLNEEMGAKRVSGSFPSKDPQAVLNALQAVLGFEQHTVLGRMIVVR
- the yejK gene encoding nucleoid-associated protein YejK, giving the protein MPIRHCIVHLIDKKPDGTPAVLHARDSELSESAAIENMLADLNESYNAKQGKAWGFFHAESGAHPFSGWLKEYFDGGQDFTTFSRTAVEHLQKLMEESNLSVGGHVLFAHYQQGMTDYLAIALLHHSEGVAVNDELDVTPSRHLDLGQLHLAARINVSEWQNNKQSKQYISFIKGKNGKKVSEYFRDFIGCQEGVDGPGETRTLLKAFSDFVESEDLPDESAREKTKTLVDYASSQAKLGEPMGLEELSGLIDEDRPKAFYDHIRNKDYGLSPEIPADKRTLNQFRRFTGRAEGLSISFEAHLLGDKIEYDEAAGTLIIKGLPTQLTDQLKRRN
- a CDS encoding glutaredoxin family protein: MLGGVFKKVLLVLLVVVVIQNWGKIERVFNPSQVVPEQTRASARVVLYSTEWCGYCKQIRRFLDQKGIPYQAFDIEKDAQARKAYEALGGGGIPFVDVNGTLIRDYSPEKIMAALK